The sequence below is a genomic window from Paenibacillus sp. DCT19.
CCGTCATTTATTTGTAAGCGTTATATACAACATGAGAAGAAGGAGCATACAACATGAGCACTCTATTTGGACTATCCCACAATGCAACTTTACTGGTATGGACATTGATCGCCATTGTTTTTCTAATCGTATTGATCTCCAAATATAAATGGAATCCATTTATCACCCTCTTATTATCTGCATTAATGCTCGGTTTACTTACAGGCATGAAACCCGCCGACGTAATCTCGTCAATTACGGGTGGTCTTGGCGGCACGCTTGGTACCATTGCAATTGTTATTGGTCTCGGTACTATGCTGGGCAAAATGATGGCTGAATCTGGCGGAGCTGAACGCATCGCTACTACCCTGGTGGATCGATTTGGTATGAAACGTGTGCACTGGGCGATGATGATCGTTGGTTTTATCGTTGGTATCCCCGTTTTCTTCGAAGTCGGTGTCATTTTGATGATTCCAATCATCTTCACCGTTGCCCGTAAAACAAATATGTCCCTGCTGCAGATTGGTATTCCTATTTTGGCTGGTTTATCCACAGTACATGGTCTCGTTCCCCCTCATCCGGCGCCTATGATTGCCATTGAAGCGTTCAGCGCAGATCTGGGAAAAACGATTTTGTACTCCCTCATAGTAGGTATTCCGACAGCGATTATTGCAGGCCCCTTGTTTGGTAAGTTTATCGGCAAAAGGGTACACACGGAACCACCCGCAGAGCTGGCTGAGCAGTTTGCGACCAAAACGAGCAGTAATCTGCCCGGATTTGGCATTACGCTCTTTACCATTTTGCTGCCGGTTATTCTAATGCTCATTGGTTCTATTGCAAGTATCATTGACCCAAATGTTACGAGTGGCTTCACAGTGTTCTGTGAGTTTATCGGCAATGAGATCATTGCCCTGCTCATTTCAGTTGTCTTCGCCCTCTTTTCGCTCGGATTTGCACGTGGTTTCACCAAGCACGATCTTTCCCGCTTCACCAGCGAATGTCTGGCGCCTACGGCGACCATTATTCTCATTATTGGTGGCGGTGGTGCCTTCAAACAGGTACTAATCAACAGTGGCGTAGGTAATGCCATTGCCGAGTTTGCCACCCATGCCAACATTAACGTGATCCTATTCGCTTGGCTTGTTGCAGCCCTGATTCGTGTAGCTACGGGTTCAGCGACCGTTGCGATGACAACCGCTGCTGGTATTGTGGCTCCGGTTCTTGCACTTACGCCAGGTGCCAACATCGAACTGGTTGTACTCGCTACTGGTGCTGGTTCACTTGTATTGTCCCACGTGAATGATGCAGGCTTCTGGATGATCAAGGAATTCTTCAATATGAGTGTCGCGCAGACGCTCAAGACGTGGACTGTTATGGAAACACTATTATCCGTCGTGGGACTGATCTTTATTTTGCTGCTAAGTACAGTAGTATAAATGAAATTTCATTAGCTTAGATAAGATCCGTAACTGGAGAAAGAAGGTTAGATTAACGTGACCAACTATATGATTGGTATAGATATCGGTACAACCAGTACCAAGTCCGTTTTATTCACGGAACAGGGTGAGGTCGTTAGTACCTCAACGCAAGAATACCCACTCTACACGCCTGCACCTGATGTTGCTGAGCAAGACCCTGAGGAGATCGTACAGGCTGCCATTCGCTCTGTACGTGGGGTCATGGATCAAAGTGGTGTTCCGGCAGAACAAGTCTTATTTGTGTCGTGCAGCTCAGCTATGCATAGTGTCATTGCAATGGGGCAAGACGACAAACCGCTAACCCGCTGCATCACCTGGGCTGATAATCGAAGTGCAGCTTGGTCGGCCAAGCTGCAAGAGAACGGAGTAGGACATCGCATCTACCTTCGGACAGGTACACCCATTCATCCGATGTCTCCGCTCACCAAATTAATGTGGCTGCGCCATGACGAACCCGATCTTTTTCAGCGCACAGCCAAATTTATCTCCATTAAAGAGTATTTGTTTTTCCGTTTATTTGGACAATATATCGTCGATCATTCCATCGCTTCCTGCACCGGACTGCTTAATTTAGAGCAGCTGGACTGGGATGCTGAGGCTCTTGCGGTAGCAGGCATTACACCCGGTCATTTATCCACACTTGTACCTACCACACATACAATAGAGGGAATGCATCACGAATGGGCTGAAAAAATGGCTCTCTCCCCTCTACAACCTTTGTTATTGGGGCAAGTGATGGGGTATTGTCCAACCTCGGCGTAAATGCTATTGAACCTGGGGTTGTCGCTGCAACCATCGGCACCAGTGGCGCTATTCGAACGGTCGTTGACCGCCCAGTTACCGACCCCAAAGGTCGGACGTTCTGTTACGCACTCACAGAGAATCTGTGGGTTATCGGTGGTCCCGTCAATAACGGTGGCATGCTGTTCCGCTGGGTGCGCGATGAATTCGCAGCGTCCGAAGTAGAAACCGCGAAGCGGCTCGGCATTAACTCCTATGACGTGCTCACCAAAATCGCCGAACGTGTTACTCCTGGATCTGAAGGACTCCTCTTTCATCCGTACCTTTCGGGCGAACGCGCCCCATTATGGAATCCAGATGCCCGTGGATCATTTTTTGGTTTAACCCTCCACCATAAGAAAGAGCATATGATCCGCGCGGTGCTTGAAGGGGTTATTTTCAATCTCTACACCGTTCTGCTCGCGATGGAAGAACAGATTGGGCAGCCTACCTCTATTCAGGCTACGGGTGGCTTTGCACGCTCTCCGTTATGGCGCCAGATGATGTCTGACATCTTCAATCAAGAAGTGGTCGTGCCTGAGAGCTTCGAGAGCTCCTGTCTTGGGGCAGTTGTCCTCGGACTTTACGCAACAGGGCGAATTAAGTCGCTTCATGCCGTTTCTTCAATGGTGGGTACAACCCATCGTCATACACCTATTAAAGAACATGCCACCCTCTATCAAGAGCTGCTGCCCATCTATATTCGCATCTCTCGTAAGCTACAAGAGGAATATGCCGATATTGCCGAATTCCAGCGTAAGATGTCTGCTGCTCATCTATAGATAGTTTGATGATCTGACTTATTTCGCATTCTAAAAGCAAGAGCCAACAACCGATCGGTTGTTGGCTCTTCTTC
It includes:
- a CDS encoding gluconate:H+ symporter, which encodes MSTLFGLSHNATLLVWTLIAIVFLIVLISKYKWNPFITLLLSALMLGLLTGMKPADVISSITGGLGGTLGTIAIVIGLGTMLGKMMAESGGAERIATTLVDRFGMKRVHWAMMIVGFIVGIPVFFEVGVILMIPIIFTVARKTNMSLLQIGIPILAGLSTVHGLVPPHPAPMIAIEAFSADLGKTILYSLIVGIPTAIIAGPLFGKFIGKRVHTEPPAELAEQFATKTSSNLPGFGITLFTILLPVILMLIGSIASIIDPNVTSGFTVFCEFIGNEIIALLISVVFALFSLGFARGFTKHDLSRFTSECLAPTATIILIIGGGGAFKQVLINSGVGNAIAEFATHANINVILFAWLVAALIRVATGSATVAMTTAAGIVAPVLALTPGANIELVVLATGAGSLVLSHVNDAGFWMIKEFFNMSVAQTLKTWTVMETLLSVVGLIFILLLSTVV